The Sphingobacterium lactis sequence CGCTATCAGGCTGCAAAGGCACCGGCGGCAGATAGGAAATCTTGCTGTAATAAATGGGTGCCTGTGTGTTGTACCGACGTATTTTTCGTTCGATCTGTGCAATTTGCTCCTGCTTTAACTGTTCCGGACATTTGGTGATGAGGATGAGATCCGCACGTTTTGTCTGGTCGAATGTATCCCTATAGTTCCCTGTCGGTAGCAGGAGGATAGGATTCAGGATGGACTGGAATTCAAACAGCAGGATGGAACAGGATGGCGTGACCTTGCGGTGCTGAAAAGCGTCATCCAGGACGATGAGGTTATGGTCCTTACTTAAAATTTGGATCCCTTCGGCTCTGTTTTCATCGACGGCTACGGTAATATGGGGATGGTTCTTCTTAAATTGCAAGGGTTCATCGCCGACATCCTTGACATGGTCTTCTACGGAAACCAGGCGGAATCCTTTGGTCTTACGACCGTATCCCCTACTCAGGCTGGCCACGGTATGGTGCTGTTGGAAATGGTTGATCAGCTTCTGCGTCAGCGGACTCTTTCCTGCGCCCCCAACGGCGAGGTTGCCGATCACTATGGTCGGGACAGTAAAGGTCTGGCTCTTGAATAGACCAATATCATACAGCTTATTGCGGACCCATATAATCAGGGTATACAAGATGGTAATCGGGAATAGTAACCACCGTAACAACTGCATAGCTATTTCTTTATGATCTTAATACCGACATCATTGATGCCCCGCAATGGATTTTCGTGCATGTTATGCTCCAGGGATAAGGTATATTTCCCGGTATCGGGGAAAGAAACGTTTTCCTTGACCAGTGCGGATTGTTCATAGAGATTACCGGCGGAGTTACCCAGCCATTTGCCCTCATCTTCGGCCAACTGAAGTTCATACCGAAAGGCCGTATCGCGGAGGCCCTTTCCCTTTTCATGCAACAGCAGAAAGAGGTTATGGTAGGGATAATAGGCGTTGTGACGGATATTCACGAAGATGTCGTAGCGGGCTTGCTTATCATCCACATCAATGGTGTACTGTGGCTGAAAATCGTAATCCCAAAGCATGTTTGGGATTACGGTATTTTTTTCAAAAAAAGCGCCTTCTTGGCAGGACGCCAACAGGAAGATCAATAATGCTGTTGTGAATAACTTAACCATGCTTCAGGGATTAACCTTCGGATTTAGAATCGTTGTTCCTGTTATTGTTGTTTCTTCTGTTTCTATTCTGTTGCCTACGGCGGTTGTTATTGTTACTGCGCTGACCTTGTTGGCCCTGCTGCTCGCCAGGATTTGCATTGGCTTCCTTCGAGCGTTGCTGCCCTGCAGGTTGATTGCGGTTTTCACGCGGTTCCTGTTTCGGTCTTGGCGCTCCTTCGGCCGTGTTTTTCTGCTGGTTGTCGCCTCTGTTAGACGGATTTGCCTTTTTGGGCTTGCGCTTTTTCTTCTTTCTGTTTCTGTCGTCAAGACGGGTCAGGCTATCCTGGCCGACTACGTTTTCATAATCCGGAGCCACAGCTTTCGGTGTCTCTTCCTTCTCAGGAGAAGCAAGATCTTGTGCTTTTTTGCCCTCGGCATTCAATGCCGCCAATTCCTTCACCTTTGAGGCGTGCAATGGAATCCAACTTTCTGCACCCGGATAGGAGAACCACATGGTCTTCTTGAAAATATCCGTTTTCTGCAGATAGGCTATACCCGAAAAGGTCTCGATGCGATCGATGTTATTCGGGATATCCTTGAGGGCATCCATATAACTGTCCAACTCATAGTTCAGGCAACATTTCAGCTTACCACATTGACCGGCCAATTTCAGGGTGTTCAAGGATAGGTTCTGATAGCGTGCCGCAGAAGTGGAGACGGTTTTAAAATCCGTCAACCAGGTCGAACAGCACAGCTCGCGCCCACACGAACCGATACCACCGAGGCGACTCGCCTCCTGGCGCATACCGATCTGGCGCATTTCGATCCGTATCCGGAAAGCTTCCGCCATCCGCTTGATCAATTCCCTAAAATCCACACGCCCTTCCGCCGTATAGTAGAAGGTAGCCTTCGTCTTATCGCCTTGATAATCCACATCGGAAATCTTCATGGATAGGCCAAGCTCCAAGGCCAGGTTCCTGGCACGGTGCATGGTCTCCCATTCCAAATCCTTGGCAAGATTATACTTCGCCACATCATTCTCAGATGCCTTGCGGTAGATCTTTTTAACAACGTCCTCAGGTTTAACGTTGTTCTTCTTTAGTTGTAGACGGACCAATTCACCCGTTAGGGAAACATGGCCAATGTCGTAGCCACCCGTATTGGGCTCTACGGCGACCATCTCGCCCATTTCAAGGTAAATATTATCCGTATTCACGAAAAACTCCTTACGGGAGCCTTTAAAACGAACTTCTACAATATCAAAAGGTTTATAGTTAGATGGAAGGTCCATATCGACCAACCAATCGTAAACATCCAATTTATTACATCCGCTGGTCATGCATGTACCGTTGTTATTGCAACCTGCTGGTACTGTGCCTAGCGTACTGCTTCCGCAGCCACCACCGGATGAGCAACTGCCACATCCCATATTTCTATAATTATATATATTGAGTTCCCTGTGGGAACGTATTGTATTTAAATAGTAAAACTAACTGCAAAGATAAATCTAAAAATAATATTTTAGGATTTGCATTTCTTTCAACAGAATAATGCGTTTTCTCCAGCTGCTCAATCGCTACCTGGAGCTTATCCAACGTCGTAATCTCACTGAACTTCTGCACAAATTCCAACTCGGCATCCTTCAGGAAGACCAATTGGTCCAGTCCCTGGTTCAGCAGGACAATCTGCCGCAGGATATTGATCGCATAGATCAGGAACAGCTTTTGGTTCTCACGGCCCAGTTTGCTGAATTCCTCGTCGCACATCTGGATGATGTTCAATCCCGAATCGGTAACAATACAGCGCAACCACCGGATCAGCAGGTCGAAATTCGTGTTCGACTCCTCTTGAAGCTGCTCCAATGCCGACTGCATATTGCCGTCCGCAATAAAGGCAATCTCGTTCGCCCGATTGACGTCTACCTGCTTCACATTGATCAGGTACTGCGTCAGCTCATCGTGGGAAAGCTTGTTCACCTTCACCAATTGTGTACGAGAGATGATCGTATTCAGGATCTTATCCTGATTCTCCGGCACCAACAGGAAGAGTGTCTTTGCCGGCGGCTCCTCGATCAGTTTCAGCAGGGCATTCCCTTGGGTATCCAAATATTCGGGAAGCCACATGATCAAGACTTTGTATTCCGCCTCAAAAGCCTTCAAGCTCAGTTTCTTGATGATATCGTGTGCCTCGGCGATATTGATATTGGCCTGTTTATTCTCCGCATCCAGTTGGTTACGCCAATAGTTCAGGCTCATGTAGGGGTTATCCAAAAAGGCCTTCCGCCAATCCTCCATATAGGTCGATGCCGTTTCTCCGGAACCCTTTGCGAAAAAGGGAAAGGAAAAGTGCAGATCCGGATGGATGATCTTCTCGTACTTCAGGCAGGACGGGCAATTCCCGCAACTATCATCCGGCAGTTTATGCTCACAGTTGATGTATTGCGCATAGGCATGGGCAAGAGCCAGGTTCCCCGATCCCTCAGGGCCCAAAAAAAGTTGTGCGTGACTAACCCGGTTTTCCTGAACCGTCGACAAAAGCTGCTGCTTGAGTGCCTCGTGGCCTACGATGTTTTTAAATTGCATACCTTATCTTACAAATGTACAAATTAATCCGCACTGCTTTATTCTTTGTCTGTTGGAAGTGTGATTTGCTTTGCAAATAATTAGATTCTTTTGCTTATTATTGCATTAAAATCTATTAGCGACAAGAAATGAGATTCATAGTATCAACCTCTATATTACTTAAGCAATTACAGGCGATTAGCGGTGCTTCAAGTTCCAGTACCGTATTACCTATCTTAGAGAACTTTCTTTTCGAAATCAAGGACAATATCCTAACAATTTCAGCTACTGATTTGCAGACCAGTATGGTTACGAATTTGCAGATCGAGGCGAAAGAGGAAGGTCGCGTGGCGATGCCTTCCAAGATCTTGATAGAAACGTTGAAAACTTTACCGGATCAGCCGGTAGCATTTTCGGTTGATACCAATACATTGGCGATAGAGATCAGTGCGGGTGACGGTAAATATAAATTGAGCGGCGAAAATGCGGATGATTTTCCGAAGATTCCCGTAATCGAGAATATTTCCACCGTTAACATCCCTGCTGCTGTGCTTCTGGAAGCCATCAATAAAACAATCTTTGCGGTTTCCAATGATGAGCTGCGCCCAGCAATGTCTGGTGTGCTGGTGCAATTGGCGGAACAGTCCACAACATTTGTGGCAACCGATGCCCATAAATTGGTGCGCTATCGCCGTACCGATGTAGGTGCTGAAAAACCGACATCCATTATCTTGCCGAAGAAAGCATTGGCACTTTTGAAGTCATCCCTGCCTTCAGACGATGTGAATGTTTCCATTGAATACAACAACACGAACGCATTCTTCCAGTTCGGAAATATCAACCTGATCTGTCGCTTGATCGATGAGCGCTATCCAGATTATGAAGCGGTAATTCCACGCCTGAACCCAAATAAACTGACTGTTGACCGTTCCTTGTTCCTGAATACCCTACGCCGTGTCGTAATCTTCGCGAACAAAACCACACATCAGGTACGTTTGAAAATCTCAGGAAGCGAATTGCACATCTCTGCTGAAGATTTGGATTTCTCCAATGAGGCACATGAACGCTTAAGCTGTCAATTTGAGGGCGAAGACATGGAAATCGGCTTCAATGCGAAATTCTTGGTGGAAATGTTGAACAACCTGGCTTGCGAAGAGGTGGTACTGGAAATGAGTACGCCAAACCGTGCCGGTCTATTGGTTCCTGCGATCAAGGAAGACCATGAAGATGTATTAATGTTGGTGATGCCAGTGATGTTGAACAATATTTAATTAGACCGTTTTGGATATAATCTACGCGCTAATTGACTTTATCCTCCATATCGATGATCATTTGGTGGAAATCGTCAATAACTATCAGACCTGGACTTATTTGATCCTTTTCCTGATTATTTTTGCAGAAACCGGATTGGTGGTAACCCCTTTCCTACCCGGTGATTCCCTACTGTTTGCCACAGGAGCCATTATTGCGAAACCGGAAACCGACCTGAATATTTTGTTTATGTGGGTGCTGTTGATGGTTGCGGGTATCCTTGGCGATTTGGTGAATTACCATATCGGTAAATATATCGGTCCTAAGGCCTTTTCCGGCAAATACAAGTTCCTGAAAAAGGAATACCTGGAGAAAACAGAGAAGTTCTACGATAAATACGGCGGCAAGACCATCATCTATGCCCGTTTCGTGCCGATCGTGCGTACTTTCGCTCCATTTGTGGCCGGTGTGGGAAGCATGTCCTATGCGAAATTTGCATCCTACAACGTAATCGGTGCCATCCTTTGGGTGACCTCATTCCTGTTCATCGGATATTTCTTCGGCGGTCTGCCGATCATTAAAGATAACTTTACGATAGTAGTCTTCGCGATTATTATCCTATCCATATTGCCGCCGATCGTTGAAGTGGCAAGAGAAAAATACGGAAAGAAAAAAGGAGCTGAATAAGCTCCTTTTTTTGTAGTTCCGCACCGGAAAGTACTTGTCAAGCTCTTTTCCCTTCGCGGAGTATGCAGCTTGGTGCAATTGTTGCTCCAGCAAGAACGAATACAAGAACATGGAACTATTAAGTAATCTTATCGACTTTATCCTGCACATCGATAAGCACCTCATCGATATTACCCAATCCTATCAGGCTTGGACATACCTGATCCTCTTTCTGATCATCTTCGCTGAAACGGGACTGGTGGTAACACCTTTTCTTCCCGGAGATTCCGTACTGTTCGCCATGGGGGCCTTGATCGCCAAGCCCGAAACAGGGCTGAGCCTATGGGTAATGCTTTTTCTATTGATTGCCGCGGCGATCCTCGGCGATTTTGTCAATTATGAGATCGGTAAGCATTTCGGAAATCGCGTCTTTCGAAAGGACTCCCGCATCTTCAAACCCGCCTATCTGGAGAAAACACAGGCATTCTATGAAAAGTATGGTTTGAAAACCATTATCTATGCGCGCTTTGTGCCTATCGTAAGAACGTTTGCCCCCTTTGTCGCCGGCATCGTCAAAATGCCGTATTCGAAATTCGGCCTCTACAATATCGTGGGAGGAATATTATGGGTGACCCTCTTCTTGGTGGGCGGATTCTTTTTCGGGCAGATCTCCTTTGTCAAGAACAATTTTTCCATTGTTGTGCTGGCAATTATCGGCATTTCCCTGCTTCCTGCCCTGATTGAAATCTTTCGGGAAAGGTTCAATAAAAAGAAGACCCTATAGATTGCATGTTTTAAACGTTTATTCGGAAAGACAGTCTCAATTTAAAATTTCAGCCTATGCGATATCTTGTATTTGCCCTATTCCTGTGGGTTCAGCCCTTATTTGCCCAGCGCATCAACGTTGACCGTGGAGAAGCCAAGAAGGCCTACCACTACCTGAACGACTTTCGGATGAATCCGAAGAAACATGGCCGCGCCATCCGAGTGAACAACCTGCGCGGGGTTACCCAGACCCGGTTGGTCTGGAACCCGACTTTGGCCAAGGTGGCCGAAGAGCGTGCCAAGGATATGGCTCGGCGCAATTATTTTGACCATACCGATCCAGATGGCTATGGTCCCAATTACCACATCAACAAGGCAGGCTATACCCTGAACCCCGATTGGTTGAAGAAGCGCAGCACCAATAATTTCGAGTCCATCGGTGCGGGACACCCGACCGCAGTGGACGGCATCAAATCCTTTATCATCGGAAAGGGTTCTCCGGGCTTTATGCACCGGAAGCACATGCTGGGGCTGGATGACTGGAATGCATCCCTGCAAGATGTGGGGATCGGTTTCGTGCGCGTGAAACGGGGAAAGGGCTATGCGACCTACCTCTGTGTGATCATCGCAAAACATGATTGGTAAATAGCATCTTTCTTTTCTTGAAGTTTTATACCTTTGCATATGATAAAATCAATGACAGGCTATGGTATCGGTTCGGCAGAAAATGCCAACGTGAAGTATACCGTAGAAATCAAGTCCCTCAACTCGAAATTCTTGGAGTTAAACCTCCGTCTGCCGAAGGCGGTGTCCGATAAGGAATTGTTCCTTCGCGGCGAAAGCAGCAAGCTTATCGAACGCGGTAAGGTCAATATCAATATTTCCACTGAATATGTGAACCAAACGGCGAAAGCCGCGAATATCAATGCGGAGCTTTTGAAAGCCTACTATCAGCAATTGGCATCAATCGCTAATGAATTGGGCGATAAGAATCAGCAGCTCTTTGAAATGGCATTGAATATGCCGGAAGTTATCAGTCATGATGATGAGGTGGTTGAAGAAGAGGGTAAGGTACTGGTGGATGCATTCCATCAGGCTGTTAAGAAATTCAACCAGTTCCGCTCGGATGAAGGCGCTGTGCTGAAGCAGGACCTGGAACACCGTGTCAGTTTGATTTTATCCCACCTGACCGAAGTGGAAGGCGTGGAAGGTAGCCGCATCCCTTTGATCCGCGAACGTATCAACCAATATATGGAAGAAGCGGTCGGCAAGGAGAATGTGGATATGAACCGTTTTGAGCAAGAGTTGGTGTTCTATATCGAGAAATTGGACATTACCGAAGAGAAGGTTCGCTTACGTAGCCACTGCAACTATTTTATCGAGGCATTGAACAGCCAGGATTCCAACGGTAAGAAATTGGGCTTTATCTCCCAGGAGATGGGCCGTGAGATCAATACCTTGGGTTCGAAGGCCAATAATGCACAGATCCAACAGATCGTCGTGAAGATGAAGGATGAATTGGAGAAAATTAAGGAACAATTATTAAACGTATTATAGGATGAGTGGTAAGCTTTTGATATTCTCAGCTCCTTCGGGTGCGGGCAAAACAACAATTGTGCGCAGAATCTTGGAGAAGCATGCCGATAAGTTCTGTTTTTCCATTTCCGCCAGCACGCGCGAACCGCGAGGTACAGAAAAGGATGGTGAGGACTATTACTTTATCTCAAAAGAAGATTTCCTGCACAAGGTTGCCAAGCATGAGTTCATCGAATTTGAAGAAGTATATTCCGGAACATTCTATGGGACGCTCCGTTCCGAGGTGGAACGCATCTGGGAACAGGGCAAGCACGTCATCTTTGATATCGATGTGATCGGTGGATTGCGCCTGAAATCGAAGTTTCCTGAACAGGCCCTTTCGATCTTCGTGAACCCACCATCGTTGGAAATATTGAAGGAACGCCTGACCGGGCGTGGTACCGATTCGGAAGAGAAGTTGAAGGAACGCTTTGCCAAAGCTGAGCTTGAGCTTAGCTATGCGGATAAATTCGATGTTATCCTGCAGAACAATGACCTGGAAACGGCATGTGCAGAAGCAGAAAAACTGGTCCTTGAATTTATCAATACCTAGTCGCGATGAGTAAGGTTGGATTATTCTTCGGGTCATTCAACCCGATTCATATCGGGCACCTCATTATTGCCAATTACATGGCCAATTACACATCCTTGGATGAGGTTTGGTTCGTGGTCTCCCCACAAAATCCCTTTAAGGAGAAAAAGAGCCTTGGCAATATGTACGATCGGATGGAAATGGTGGAACTGGCGATTGCCGGTGCCGATAACCTCCGCGCCAGTGATATCGAATTTAACCTTCCCCAACCCTCCTATACCATTGATACGCTGGTGCACCTGGCGGAAAAACACCCGAACAAGGAGTTTCTCCTGATCATGGGTGAAGATAACCTGCAGGGCTTTATGAAATGGAAGAATGCCGAAATTATCCTCCGAGATTATAAGATCGTGGTCTATCCACGTCCGGGTTATGATGGAGGTGAGCTCAAGAATCACCCTTCCATTCAGATGACCGATACGCCGGTGATGGAGCTGTCCTCAACCTTCCTGCGGCAGGCCATTAAAGATGGACGGTCCGTGAAGTTCTATACCCCTGATGCGGTTATCGATTTTATAGATAAAAAAGGATTGTATTCGTAAACGACTGATAGCTAATAGTATACTAGTCTTTCGGCAACTTACCCTAAAAACTTTTTAAGATTTTATAAAACCAATTTGGTTTCATGGTGTTCTATTAGTGTATTTATCATTTAAATAATAGGAGGATTATAAACATGGACAAATTAGATTTAAAAGGAAAGTGGAACGAATTAAAAGGTAAAATCAAACAACAGTACGCAGATTGGACTGATGATGATTTAGCTTATGAAGAAGGAAAAGACGACGAGTTATTAGGTAAATTACAACAGAAACTTGGTAAATCAAGAGAAGAAGTAGTTGACTGGTTGAACAAACTAGGCTAATACGTCTTTTTCGACATAAAGGAGAGGTCGGCAGTGTATGCCGACCTCTTTTTTTGTTTGACATGGAAAGTGTTAGTCGTATACCATAGTAAATTATTCTGTAGGATTTGCATTTCCCCTTTTGTTTGTTACCTTTATATCACGAAGTAACCCCGTAAAGTATTCATAAATAGCAGTTTACCATCATTTTCAAAATTTGATGCTAGATGGTTATTTTCCTTGCAAAATTCCTACTCTTACCACGCTCTCGCATCAACAAGATTGGAAGAAATCCCGTTATTTTCTTGAAAATTTCACAATGGCTGTCCGCAGGTAAATTGGCCCTGGCGATATGCTGGACCTTGTTCGAGGTGCATCCGTGGTGCGCCCGTATTGTAACCGAGGTGGAACCGTGTCTATAGACACGCTCTCACCTCGCTCTCAGTACGCTCTCAGTACGCTCTCACCATGGACAAGGTGTAGACATGGTAAAGTGGTTATTTTGGTTAGGTTTGCTGTTAAGGTATTGATAATGTGTTGTTTGTGTTGATTTTTTGGCAAGGAGTAAATTGGGGGTTTAAACGGTTAATCAGTGGGTATAGGGGTTCTTCTGCGCCTGCTAAAATAGTTACACCCCTAGCGGGGTTACATGGCGCATAATCGTATCAACGTTTGCTGGTATAATTTTATGCCTGAAATATTGCCATAGGCACAAGAGAGCCACCGCACAGGCCTGCCGCACAACTCTTGCGCCAGCTTGATGGCGGGATATGCCTGAAATATTGCCGAAGGCAAGAGGGCCACCGCACATTCCCCGCGCACAACTCTTGCGCCAGCGTTACTGCATCCTACCTAGCACACACCGCCACCCTTGTTTAATTTCAAGTAAATCTTTGGTTAAACTACGGGTTGTCGAGGATGGAATGCATGCATAATTTCCTAACTTAGCGGTATGACAAAGAAGAAGCCTACTATATTGGTCGTTAACGACGATGGCATCACGGCTCCGGGGATCAAGGTCCTGTT is a genomic window containing:
- the lpxK gene encoding tetraacyldisaccharide 4'-kinase — its product is MQLLRWLLFPITILYTLIIWVRNKLYDIGLFKSQTFTVPTIVIGNLAVGGAGKSPLTQKLINHFQQHHTVASLSRGYGRKTKGFRLVSVEDHVKDVGDEPLQFKKNHPHITVAVDENRAEGIQILSKDHNLIVLDDAFQHRKVTPSCSILLFEFQSILNPILLLPTGNYRDTFDQTKRADLILITKCPEQLKQEQIAQIERKIRRYNTQAPIYYSKISYLPPVPLQPDSDFTMQEWPKDILLITGIANPDPLVDYLKSKGSRVKHLKFGDHHAFDEFDYKQIKKLYTFLKDKGTVVMTTEKDAQRLGLDYLAGIPVFYIPIEVTLEQEEDFLQKIAGFIS
- the gmk gene encoding guanylate kinase, encoding MSGKLLIFSAPSGAGKTTIVRRILEKHADKFCFSISASTREPRGTEKDGEDYYFISKEDFLHKVAKHEFIEFEEVYSGTFYGTLRSEVERIWEQGKHVIFDIDVIGGLRLKSKFPEQALSIFVNPPSLEILKERLTGRGTDSEEKLKERFAKAELELSYADKFDVILQNNDLETACAEAEKLVLEFINT
- a CDS encoding DedA family protein — encoded protein: MDIIYALIDFILHIDDHLVEIVNNYQTWTYLILFLIIFAETGLVVTPFLPGDSLLFATGAIIAKPETDLNILFMWVLLMVAGILGDLVNYHIGKYIGPKAFSGKYKFLKKEYLEKTEKFYDKYGGKTIIYARFVPIVRTFAPFVAGVGSMSYAKFASYNVIGAILWVTSFLFIGYFFGGLPIIKDNFTIVVFAIIILSILPPIVEVAREKYGKKKGAE
- a CDS encoding YicC/YloC family endoribonuclease — translated: MIKSMTGYGIGSAENANVKYTVEIKSLNSKFLELNLRLPKAVSDKELFLRGESSKLIERGKVNINISTEYVNQTAKAANINAELLKAYYQQLASIANELGDKNQQLFEMALNMPEVISHDDEVVEEEGKVLVDAFHQAVKKFNQFRSDEGAVLKQDLEHRVSLILSHLTEVEGVEGSRIPLIRERINQYMEEAVGKENVDMNRFEQELVFYIEKLDITEEKVRLRSHCNYFIEALNSQDSNGKKLGFISQEMGREINTLGSKANNAQIQQIVVKMKDELEKIKEQLLNVL
- a CDS encoding ATP-binding protein, which gives rise to MQFKNIVGHEALKQQLLSTVQENRVSHAQLFLGPEGSGNLALAHAYAQYINCEHKLPDDSCGNCPSCLKYEKIIHPDLHFSFPFFAKGSGETASTYMEDWRKAFLDNPYMSLNYWRNQLDAENKQANINIAEAHDIIKKLSLKAFEAEYKVLIMWLPEYLDTQGNALLKLIEEPPAKTLFLLVPENQDKILNTIISRTQLVKVNKLSHDELTQYLINVKQVDVNRANEIAFIADGNMQSALEQLQEESNTNFDLLIRWLRCIVTDSGLNIIQMCDEEFSKLGRENQKLFLIYAINILRQIVLLNQGLDQLVFLKDAELEFVQKFSEITTLDKLQVAIEQLEKTHYSVERNANPKILFLDLSLQLVLLFKYNTFPQGTQYI
- the dnaN gene encoding DNA polymerase III subunit beta, producing MRFIVSTSILLKQLQAISGASSSSTVLPILENFLFEIKDNILTISATDLQTSMVTNLQIEAKEEGRVAMPSKILIETLKTLPDQPVAFSVDTNTLAIEISAGDGKYKLSGENADDFPKIPVIENISTVNIPAAVLLEAINKTIFAVSNDELRPAMSGVLVQLAEQSTTFVATDAHKLVRYRRTDVGAEKPTSIILPKKALALLKSSLPSDDVNVSIEYNNTNAFFQFGNINLICRLIDERYPDYEAVIPRLNPNKLTVDRSLFLNTLRRVVIFANKTTHQVRLKISGSELHISAEDLDFSNEAHERLSCQFEGEDMEIGFNAKFLVEMLNNLACEEVVLEMSTPNRAGLLVPAIKEDHEDVLMLVMPVMLNNI
- the nadD gene encoding nicotinate (nicotinamide) nucleotide adenylyltransferase, giving the protein MSKVGLFFGSFNPIHIGHLIIANYMANYTSLDEVWFVVSPQNPFKEKKSLGNMYDRMEMVELAIAGADNLRASDIEFNLPQPSYTIDTLVHLAEKHPNKEFLLIMGEDNLQGFMKWKNAEIILRDYKIVVYPRPGYDGGELKNHPSIQMTDTPVMELSSTFLRQAIKDGRSVKFYTPDAVIDFIDKKGLYS
- a CDS encoding PSP1 domain-containing protein, which encodes MTSGCNKLDVYDWLVDMDLPSNYKPFDIVEVRFKGSRKEFFVNTDNIYLEMGEMVAVEPNTGGYDIGHVSLTGELVRLQLKKNNVKPEDVVKKIYRKASENDVAKYNLAKDLEWETMHRARNLALELGLSMKISDVDYQGDKTKATFYYTAEGRVDFRELIKRMAEAFRIRIEMRQIGMRQEASRLGGIGSCGRELCCSTWLTDFKTVSTSAARYQNLSLNTLKLAGQCGKLKCCLNYELDSYMDALKDIPNNIDRIETFSGIAYLQKTDIFKKTMWFSYPGAESWIPLHASKVKELAALNAEGKKAQDLASPEKEETPKAVAPDYENVVGQDSLTRLDDRNRKKKKRKPKKANPSNRGDNQQKNTAEGAPRPKQEPRENRNQPAGQQRSKEANANPGEQQGQQGQRSNNNNRRRQQNRNRRNNNNRNNDSKSEG
- a CDS encoding gliding motility lipoprotein GldH — its product is MVKLFTTALLIFLLASCQEGAFFEKNTVIPNMLWDYDFQPQYTIDVDDKQARYDIFVNIRHNAYYPYHNLFLLLHEKGKGLRDTAFRYELQLAEDEGKWLGNSAGNLYEQSALVKENVSFPDTGKYTLSLEHNMHENPLRGINDVGIKIIKK
- a CDS encoding DedA family protein, with amino-acid sequence MELLSNLIDFILHIDKHLIDITQSYQAWTYLILFLIIFAETGLVVTPFLPGDSVLFAMGALIAKPETGLSLWVMLFLLIAAAILGDFVNYEIGKHFGNRVFRKDSRIFKPAYLEKTQAFYEKYGLKTIIYARFVPIVRTFAPFVAGIVKMPYSKFGLYNIVGGILWVTLFLVGGFFFGQISFVKNNFSIVVLAIIGISLLPALIEIFRERFNKKKTL
- a CDS encoding CAP domain-containing protein is translated as MRYLVFALFLWVQPLFAQRINVDRGEAKKAYHYLNDFRMNPKKHGRAIRVNNLRGVTQTRLVWNPTLAKVAEERAKDMARRNYFDHTDPDGYGPNYHINKAGYTLNPDWLKKRSTNNFESIGAGHPTAVDGIKSFIIGKGSPGFMHRKHMLGLDDWNASLQDVGIGFVRVKRGKGYATYLCVIIAKHDW
- a CDS encoding CsbD family protein; the encoded protein is MDKLDLKGKWNELKGKIKQQYADWTDDDLAYEEGKDDELLGKLQQKLGKSREEVVDWLNKLG